The Tachyglossus aculeatus isolate mTacAcu1 chromosome 22, mTacAcu1.pri, whole genome shotgun sequence genome window below encodes:
- the LOC119944036 gene encoding olfactory receptor 8H1-like: protein MINQERGEMLKPLAAGNDTRMANFILLSLTDSPRAQLVLSMVFLLMYTFSVVGNLGLILIIQKDSQLHSPMYFFLGGLSFVDLSYSTAITPKTLENLLTSRKMISFIGCFAQMYFFISLAGTECFLLSAMAYDRYVAICNPLLYSSVMSSRLCIWLMVGSYGVAFTNSLITVLSIARLPFCNSNVIHHFFCDISPILVLSCIDTRSTEIVIFIIAGSTLVMSLIMITVSYMAIISAILKINSSVGRKKAFSTCASHLTGVTIFYGTLIFTYLKPSKSYSLGKDQVASVFYTIVVPMLNPLIYSLRNKEVKNAMSRVIHL, encoded by the coding sequence AGGAGAGATGCTGAAGCCACTGGCTGCAGGAAATGATACCAGAATGGCCAACTTCATCCTCCTGAGCCTGACTGATTCTCCAAGAGCCCAACTGGTCCTTTCCATGGTATTTCTCTTGATGTATACGTTTTCTGTGGTGGGGAACCTAGGGCTGATCTTGATCATCCAGAAAGACTCTCAGCTTCAcagccccatgtatttcttcctgggTGGGTTGTCCTTTGTTGATCTGAGCTACTCCACAGCCATTACTCCCAAAACCTTGGAGAATTTATTAACATCCAGAAAGATGATCTCATTCATTGGCTGCTTTGCccaaatgtattttttcatttctttggcaggaacagaatgctttctcctctctgcaaTGGCATACGATCGTTATGTAGCTATCTGTAACCCACTGCTTTATTCCTCTGTTATGTCCTCAAGATTATGCATATGGCTTATGGTTGGATCATATGGAGTTGCTTTCACAAACTCCCTGATAACTGTTCTGTCCATAGCTAGGTTGCCATTTTGCAACTCAAATGTAATtcaccattttttctgtgatatctCACCAATCTTGGTTTTGTCCTGCATTGACACACGTAGCACGGAAATCGTGATCTTTATCATAGCTGGCTCCACACTTGTAATGTCTCTGATAATGATTACAGTCTCTTACATGGCTATTATCTCTGCCATTTTGAAGATCAACTCCTCTGTGGGAAGaaaaaaagccttctccacctgtgcttcccacctcACAGGAGTCACCATCTTCTATGGGACTCTAATCTTTACATATCTAAAGCCAAGTAAATCTTACTCCCTGGGTAAGGACCAGGTAGCTTCTGTTTTCTACACCATCGTggtccccatgttgaacccccttatctacagcctgagaaataaAGAGGTGAAAAATGCTATGAGCAGAGTGATTCATCTCTGA